A segment of the Corylus avellana chromosome ca2, CavTom2PMs-1.0 genome:
tgcatttgaaACAAAATCTTTTAACTTGGCCCTGACCCAAAAGAAAGTAGTCAGTCCATATTTTATGTTTGGCCTAAACCTATAAAAAACAgtccaaaatttttaagaatactTTGTGcctctcaaacaaaaaaaaatccatatgtCAATAATGCTCCAAACCCACGAATTAAAATGCCCTACGTCTTTCCACAAAATTCATATTGTTTTCTAAAGTGCAATTAATATGCATATGAGGAGAATGCGTTTTTTCATAGAGCTAAGGGTAGGGTTTGCTTAAtggatactaattttattttttatatgttgatttaatatttaatattaataaatttatcattcattttttagccttctattttaatatatttctcactCATATACTTTGGCCCCAGTCGATAAAAATTCATAATTCCGTCCTTGCCGGCAAGGGTTTTTTTTCGCGCATGAGTTGTAGCGGGAAATTATTAGTGACGACAAAAGTAATTAAGAAGCAAACTCAAGaaatcttcatatatatattaaattattaatgtaCATGATAACAGTGATGGATTCCACGTCCCAAAGTAGAGAGCTTTCCTTCCAACCAATAGTATAATCGAAGAAGTTATTCTCACTACACTATTTTCTCTTACAGCAAACGGTTCTCTTTTAAACAGACGGAGAAACATCATCATTTTCTACATACTtacatgtcataaaaaaaaaaataacaactaaatACGTTGAACAATAAATCTAGATTAAGCTACCGCTAATTAACAACAAAGGAATGATTGCTTTACGGCGGTCGTGCATGTTTGAAATTGGGAAGCTTCTTGGCAGTTAATTTGTTGGAAACCTTAAAGGATGAGGTCTTTAAGGTCATATACTTGAATGTCTTTAACGTTGTTTTCTTACCAAAAAGTGGATATTTAAATGAACACCCAAATTTCCTTAATATGGTCTTCTCATAAAAACTTGGAAGATGATCACCAAATACACAAACATCCAGTACACCATGCTTTGACATTCCATGTTTGCTGCCTGTTTCACAGTAAATCCCATTTAAAGAGatagaggaaaaagaaaaaggataaaaggaaaaagtattAGATCATGAGTATTCATCCAAATAACAAATCAAGCCCATATAggcttaaattttattaaatatgtaaatacagaaaggaacaaaaaaaaaaaaaaaaaaaacctttaacttttatatatatatatatatacagatgcTCCTTGCATTGATATACACTTTTTCCTGTTGTCTCCTATTACAGATTCTTGCTTctaatatattcttttttcttttttctttttaaagccAATGAAATATTgattaagaagaaaatgaaCCTATGGCTTTACCTTTGTAGCAGAGGAACTAAGATAAATGGAAGCTGTTGAAGTTGATGAAGTGGACGAAGTTGATGAAGTACTTGATCTGGTAGTGAGCCCTACATTGTAAGACATGGTTCCATCTGGATGATAGAGACCATAATTCCTTTCTGAAGTTGGTCCAGGCTTCAAATTTTCATTGAACAAAGCGAACAGATAAACTTCAAGCCTCATCTTAGGCCTCAAAGGTGTCCCTTCGTTTAGCAATTGCCTTCTGAACAAATTCCTATTGTAAGCCGCGGCATTCTCTATGGTTGCACCAACCTCACCAGTGTCTCCTTTTGACGGCCAACCGGTCTCTGAAACCCGAACCTCTATTTCCTGAAAACCCATTCTAGCAATAGCAAAAATGACTGCATCTACTTGAGCGTACAGCATGTTGTCATAGTGAAGCTTGGTGTAAGGGTCTACCATTCCTGAATTGGGATTAAAAAGCACATAGTCCAAAGGAATTCTATTTGGATCATCATTATAAGCAAAATATGGATAGCAGTTGATCCAAAAGGGTGCTTTGGTGTTTGACAAGAATTGTAATACTTGTGACATGGTACTATAGACCTCGCTATTGAAAGTCCCGGCCGAAGGCGGAAACGACTGTTCAAGAACCGCTAGAGAATTAGGCGTTGAGACTTGAATGTGAGAGTCTAGGCCTAATTGGACTAGAGCACCATGAATGCTGACCATGGCTGGAACAAGATACGTCATTAGGGTATTATCACCGCCGGTGAAGATTTCATTTCCTACCGCTATCCCGGTAATTTTAGTGGCAGGAAAATACGGCTTGATATTGGTGGTCACCCATTGAAGGGCTTGTTGCGGGTCCATTAACTGACCTAGCATTGCGTTCTCGATTGTGACTACGAGCTCGACGTTGGAGTTGGCGAATGCGCTCAAAACTTGAGGATTGGTGTCGTAAATTCTTGCTTTTGTGAGTTTAAGAGCGCTTAGCAGATTGAGGACCTTCTCGGGTGGTGGCAAATTATTGGCCACTTGACCATAATTGATTCCAAGTGATGTTACTCCTAAAAAGCCAAAATCTGCAGAAACACAAGCAATGAGAACAATAAATGCAATTCATAGCTAATGatcagagaaaaagaaaagaaaaaaagtaaaatgaaaatggattCATGGGAAACTCATAGTATTAAACGTAACagcaaaaaaagaagcaaaaaacaaaaacaaaaagggtatatatatacctgagaAGTAGAGAGAAAACATAAGAAACATATGGATCATGGTGATTCTGCTATGAAGATTTGCCAttgagaaggaaagagagagagatggaagaatTTAAAGCTGAGcaagaaagaaggaagatatatagagagagttttatgtatatatgcttCTATgaattcctttcttttcttgtttgaaGTACGTTTGGAGGGTTTGTGGGTTTTAGCTTGCCTTGGCAATGTTGGCTTCTGGTCTTACCTCTTGGCAGGTTTTATAAAAGACTTGGGTTTCCCCTCTTCTTCACCTGAAATGGCTTCCTTTTCAACTGGATTGTCGCTCCTTCCAACGCACGCCAACTTCCAATTAACTTCGTGTGACCATAATGCCCCGGCCACTTTCTTCAAGCTAAAGCAACGGCAAATCCCACTAGTTGGTTAAATATATTAGAGCCATTGGAAGCAAGTTGGGGATCCCAAAATTTGATGTGTCAGGAAAAACTGATGATCAGTTTATAATTAACGTTAGTTAAATGATAAGAAATTTAACTTTATTATAAATAATCGTTGCTATTATGTTTTACTGATTGAGATCCCACGCAGTACTTAGGTGTTACATGTGATGcaatacttttgttttgtttttgctacTGTCCATTTAAAATCAACGATTCAAATCTTGAAATCAAGGCTAAAAATCATAATGATCGGGTAGATTTTGATCCGAGGGTAATTGAAACACCCTTCATTAGGGGTGGTTTAATTTAGGGGTAGCTAGCAAAGGGTGGTTCGGCCGGTACTCTTCCAATTGACTTGGAAGGTGcatggccgaaccaccttagATTATTGAGGGTGATTTGGCCACTCTTGAACCAATCCGCTTGGATGGGCGGTTCGACCACCGAAAAGTTAAGTTAGCCCAAAAAACTAGTAAAACATACACTTTTTTGAAGCATTGTCGTCAATATCTTATCGGTTCATTTAAATGAATGTATGGCCTACAAAAAAAGGTATTGCATTCCATATAATACCCCTTCAATTCATGTGTTACTGATTGTATTTGTAGGGTAGCactatttagattttttttttagggggggggGGAGGGTGGGGAACCGGCTTTAGATTTGGAGATATTATCACTACATTGCTTTTATGTAAAAGGAAGGAGCGTTGATGGTAACCCTTTCAACTTGTAGATGCTCATGTTAATAAATTCAATTCATATAAATGCCACATATACATAcgtatatatatagttggtaAGTTTGCACCACAAGTTTCCACCACAAACTAGGTCAAAGAAGTCATCCTCTAGGCACTCTTATCTTATTCAATTTATATGAATTTGTATTACGGGTCCGTTCGGaattgtaatttcaaaaagtacgattttaaaatagcgattttaaaatgtgcgacTTTAATTAAACGTCAtgatttggcctttaaaatctcagtttaaacttaaaaattgtgtgttttcaaaaaatacgTCCCATtacctgcgatttgaaaatgtaaattttcaacgatttcaaattgcaattttttaaaaaaccgcGTGAAAtcccaaacaatcaattttctgggatttgatttaaaatttaactCTTTGTCTACAAAATCACAATGCCAAATACACTCTACATGTAACTTTGTTTGTGTGCTATTGATTATATGATGCATTATAGAGCAtaactctctttttcttttctttttttcttttttcggaGATCATTATAGAGAACAACTAGCTAGAAAATTCCGACAGCGTTCACAAAAGCGATATTAGcttgaaaaggaaataaaagatGTGAGGTTTGGAATCTTGCTAGTGGGAAAACAATGTAGGATATATAGAATTGTGCTTTGTCGATCCTTTcaacatttgattttttttttttccttttaaaatttaatgatgaaacGAGTAAATGACAGAAATAAAaggtcaagttgatgttcaaaCTTTGTGATTAGATGTAAGCATGTAATCTCttatctttccttttcctttacgTGACATTAACGTATCATATCAGCAAAAACAAATGTCTTAATTGGTTCTTTATCCCCACCGTCGATATAGTatttgatataaatatatatatatatatatatatatatatatataatactagTGTATTTTTTGGATTACTACTCATgcggaaattatttttaaatcaccacttatttcaaGTGCTGAAGTTGATAggaatatgtaaatttttttaattatttaatcaaatactttaacCGTTATTATGGcatgatatttttaatttctttctaaaTGAAGTATATTCATATATAGAGATGTGATaaatattgtcaatatatatatataagtttagtTACTTTGGTTTCTTTATAATTAAGTTTGGTGAAAAGAAAGTTTTTAATTTACCTCTTCCAGAAAAAccttaatatttttaaagagtttaaggaaaaaaaaaaaaaagggaagctTTATCTAGATTCTAGAGTGATCATATGATTATCATCTGATTATGCTGGAAAATTATGATAGAAGAACAGAACAAATAGGAGCCAGCTCGTAATTGCAAGGATGATGCTCGATCGTACTCTTTAGGGGCAACGGTGACTGGTGGCTGCATTTTAAGGGAAATGATTAAcccataataaataaataaataaaggaaaaaataattaagcataTATAAATGGGAAAAGAGATGTTCTTTTAGAAAAATGGAGAgcagggaaaaagaaaagagaagaaaagggaagaaaaaggagaaaagaaaaagaggattattcacattaaaaaatgtaaactaaTTAGCAAAACGTCAAAAGGCTTAACTAATTACGTGATAATTGCGCACTAATCATTCAGGTTTTTTTCAATAAAGCAAATGATTACACGTGCATTGAGTACAATTAATTGGAATGGCCTAGCTAGCCTTGGTCGGCAGTTGGCCTTCTTCCAATGTATTTTCTATTTGTGCTCACCTCTCACTTGGGTTAATTAGGTCCATCCATGCTACCTCTCTTTAGcccaaagagaaagagaaaagagtaaACAATTTTAAgccttcattttttctttttctttttgacatgtctacacaagagaagggggaggggggattcgaactagtgacctccgcttcattaggcgtgatccacagccgattgagctaccccttggggacttAATTTTAAGCCTTCCTTGGATTGCTATCATGTGCACCAATTCACCattcaattctctctctctctagagtaGTAATGGAAGCATTTATATTCgactttttattttgaaaaaaaaatatatataaaagtaattcaTGTGGTATAtctaatttacaattaatttcatgtgatatgaaaataaactaagaggTCTTCGAGATATGCCAAAAGAACAATTTACTCTatacagtcaaattttgtcaaCTATGTTAATTAAGTTAGTAAATGGAATTTGGTTATagaaactaaattatttttttagcatatcACAGGGATctctaagttcattttgataccataaggAGCTAACTGCAAATCGGGAAAATCACATGGAcggattttgtatttttttttccttctattttagctaaaaatcacatttttcccttttagttacccttttttttaaagcacttaCATCCGACTTTCTATTTTTTAGCTATCctctttcaatattttatttatatattcatttccaatgatttctttattatttatttaagatGTGAGAGAatgttataaaatttttaatgctttttttttttccctttggtGAGTGAAATTGGTGAGCGCTTATAGCAACTCACCgagccttgtttggtaaaagggtTGGAGTTGGCTTAgacactgttcatcaccattttccaaaaaaattaacatcaaaacattttcacattttcactttttttatcacatcattcactttttattattattcaaataaaaaaattactacaaaacaaaactttttcactttttcataccactttttttacttttttataccaaatattattactttttttcacatcaatgtACATCAACTATAGTGTttaggccaacccatttaccaaacaccacccaAATGTTTAAACATTTTGCTATGTTGATCATTTGGTCCCATTTTAGCATCTTGACTaaccaaaataacatttaagTATTTTGACTAGCCGGATGAGAATGCTCATTCTAATTTCTATAAATGATTTCTCTAATCTCTTCGGGACGAAGTTAATTAAAGTagataatcaaattataattaacccctcccctcaaaaaaaaaaaaaaaaaaaggaaggaaaacgtcatatatatattgattaagTAAGAAGTAGAATAAAGTTGTAAGAATACTTTTGAGAAGGAGACAAACAAGGTGAGCAGCATTTGGTATTTGGTCAAAGTTAACGACGAAGTTAAAGTTTGCAAATAAAGTCCATAAAAAAAGTTTAGTGTTTTGTAAGTGGATAAGTTAGAATTTAATACGTGGGAATGATAAGATGCAAATGTGTTCTTATCTAATTAATTCTACCTTTCTCCttcctttcctttcccttcACCTTGACAAACTTCGTCTATGTTCGATACAAGAAGAAGCTAGAACTATTTAAGGGGACCCGGGCAcctcatacatatatatacggTCAATCTTGATGTTCTTATAATGTCACGTGCACAAAATGGAACCATATATGGCGGCCATCAAGCTAAGACAAGACAAGACtgtgaaaagaaaattcatgtgCAATTGACACTTTGTTTTGGTTTAGATGATGACAACATTGTGAGTTCTTTTGGGAATTTTAACCATTAATTATTTCATACACAACatcactcatatatatatatatatatatatatatatatataatatgagtaGTGATATATAGAACATCCAGTGTGAGTAAACAGTGTTCATTCTAGGTGAATAGTGGTacgaatttttaaaaattaaaattaaaaattttatgaaacAGTAAAATCCGTACAGTGTCCGTACCACTGTTCACCCAGCATGAGCACTGTTTACTCATGCTGAGTGTTCTATATAtcactactatatatatataattcaaaaattCAGGCCAACACTTAAATTCttggaatttttaatttttaatttttaatttttttttaaaaaaaaaaaaacaaaggtattttaaaaattttgacacaCATCCTAATAGattggtgaaattgaaaaaaaaaaaaaaaatgaaagacgAATATACTAAAATGTTCTATATATCAAATGTGATGAAACTTTGTGATGAAACTTTAAGGAgggttaagtgaaatttttcttatttttttctatgtgGCTTGGGGATTCATCACATTTCAAACACAATCTATCTTTTCATTAGacaaattaatttgataattctctttaattaatttacattTAAATGTATTTACTTAtctattttcatttaatttcccACAAATATTTTCAGTATTATAGAccaattaatttgaatttctataatgtttaattattagagcattcctagcagTTTCCTTGTCATTTTCCATACATTAAGgatcaaaattactttttacttctaTATCTacatatatttcacaatagcttcCTTTTATCATTCTCTATAcgaactaaatattatttttttattcttctttatttttttagttatttatttctccgcttttttaatgatttgggagagagaatgagtttttttctattttaataatcacaagGATTGCTACAATGGAATCCTATACTTTGGGTTTCATTGTAACAATCCTCATGTTTAAAGCTCATTTAAGGAGTCTGGTATTTTTTGCaactttttgacattttttctaAACTTAGGAAAGGAAACCTCATTTAGGGTAACTGCTAGAAATGCTCTTATCTTCTGAAAATATTATTCGATTGGTACTTGAGTTTAAGCCCATAAAAGGGATATCCAGATACACGAAGTTAGGCAAAAATTTGCACCAAGTCAACCCATCCAAATCCGTTCTTTAGTTGAATTTTGCTAAAGGAGGAAAAGAATCTTCTATTCAGTATATAATAGCACGGCTTAATTTGATGACAGTGAAAGTTGTCCCAGCAAGCCGATTTTCCCACATGCAGAAGATGGACCAACGATATAAATGATGAGAGAAatccaatatttttatttattaatttattgcaGGTTTTCTTTTTACATTAATGGTGACCGACATATATATGTGGATATATAAGAGAAGTTGCAAGCTTTGAATAAGTGGAGAGGGTGTTTTATAGAGAAGCTAGGGGGCCTACCAGATATGTATCTTTATTTGGGCTTAATGTATTTCTGATGTGCAAGAGAGACAAGGTGCACTGAAACTTACCTTTAACTGGCTCTTTGTAGGGCACCACCCGGGCCATGCATGTGATTGCACTGATAAAACagataaaagaagaaagaaaggttgCCCTACATTACGTACGAAAGTGCCTTTGATTAAAAAGCAGCCTTTAATTGTCAAGAACCTTAAGGAAATATATAGTCAGATCTAACCAAATATCAAAGACTAATAAAACGACACTATTTATGAAGCGACCTTTGGAGAAGATCCTCAAGATAAGAAGGAAGATGCGAGAATGCTACGAATAAAACTGGTTGTAGTTGTCCATGGTAAAAATTTGTGAGACGGTATCCGAAAAGGTTCTTAAATTCAAACTAGTTgcaaaattagtttagatagtaAAGGGCGACCAATTGTGGCTACTATACTTATCGTGATCACTATAATCACTTACCCGTTAAGAACATCAACAAATGACAGGGATAGTGGGAAACCGCAGGCTCTTCTTCAAAATCTGTTAAACCATAGTCTGGTGCAATCTCGCTTAAGCATCATGAGTGAGAGTGCAAAGCGACTAACATTAATCAAGCTAGTatgtgttaaattaccagttatcccaaaagtttaagttaattggaagaggtaaatttaatcacttaattaacactttaacatttttcctcacgtgtgggcttgaacttcattttaataattaagacccaacacgtggaatatttaattgaaatttgggTGAATGACGAAGTCAATGTTCGATCTCCAGAcatttggctctgatatcatattaaattaccatttgtcTCAAAAGCTTCCTACTAGTTTAAGTTCTTagaataactggtaatttaacagtaTTATGTGGATTCAGTGCAGGACTCAAACTCACGCCTTAATGCTTCCTTTCAATGAGTCCTAGCTTCCCCCTAGTCGATGAATCTTAAACCTTGAACTATTATTGACTACAATCAAAATTCACTACTATCACTCAAGCTAGCCGGCCCTTGTTTAAAGAGTTTGTGCACAGTCAGTTGCGAGTTTTTTGGAGACGACTAAACCACCACCACTAGCTGCAAAATCAGTTACGAAGACTAAGAGACATAACAACCGACTATAcgatttttctctctctctatcttctctGTCTATGATCTGTCGGAGGAAAATGATAGAATAAAGGAGAAGATATCTTCATTCCAGTACTGATGAATCATAAAAGTGAGAGACCAACGCAAGCCTCGTTAGTTGGTCAATGGTATGTATATGTATAAGGATACCCGATCCATAAAGAACGTGctttattaattaagttaaagacattttggtgaaaaaaaaaaaagtgtggaaATTAAAGTAGAATATTTGTGGGGTGCTTTGCATGAAGGTTTGGTTAACAGTAGTGCACATGTGTGTGTCTTTGCTCAAAGACAAGCTTCTTTCCATGGATTTTAGGGAATTGGGTCAGGTTGTGTAAAATATGTAACAATTACGGTCCATTTTGGAGGGCAAAGCTTTAATGTTGGAGGCCAT
Coding sequences within it:
- the LOC132172162 gene encoding glucan endo-1,3-beta-glucosidase 11 encodes the protein MANLHSRITMIHMFLMFSLYFSDFGFLGVTSLGINYGQVANNLPPPEKVLNLLSALKLTKARIYDTNPQVLSAFANSNVELVVTIENAMLGQLMDPQQALQWVTTNIKPYFPATKITGIAVGNEIFTGGDNTLMTYLVPAMVSIHGALVQLGLDSHIQVSTPNSLAVLEQSFPPSAGTFNSEVYSTMSQVLQFLSNTKAPFWINCYPYFAYNDDPNRIPLDYVLFNPNSGMVDPYTKLHYDNMLYAQVDAVIFAIARMGFQEIEVRVSETGWPSKGDTGEVGATIENAAAYNRNLFRRQLLNEGTPLRPKMRLEVYLFALFNENLKPGPTSERNYGLYHPDGTMSYNVGLTTRSSTSSTSSTSSTSTASIYLSSSATKAANMECQSMVYWMFVYLVIIFQVFMRRPY